The nucleotide sequence ACACGGTGCGCTACAGCGAGAAGCTCCTGGAGCGAGCCGGCATCAGCGTGGTGACGGTGGACCTGTCCGACGTGCTGGGCCGGGTCGGCCGGCTCGACGCCGGCGATCCGGAGGTCACGCACAAGCTCGAGGCCATCCGGGCCTACGTGCCGGCCAAGGGCGTGCCGCCGGCCTCGCTGGAGCGCATGGCGAAGTTGGGCGTGGTGGTCGACCGGCTGGTGCGGGAGCACGCGCTGGTGGGCACCGCCATCCAGTGCTGGACCGCGCTGGAGGAGTTCTTCGGCATCGTGCCCTGCACGCTCATGAGCATGATGTCCAACGCGCTGCTCCCGAGCGCCTGCGAGACGGACGTCACGGGGGCGATCGCCATGTACGTGCTGCAGCAGGCCTCCGGACGGCCCAGCGCCATCGTCGATTGGAACAACAACTACGGCGACGACCCGGACAAGGGCGTCATCTTCCACTGCAGCAACCTGCCCAAGGAGATCTTCGAAGAGCCCAGCATGCACTACCAGGAGATCATCGCCGGGACGGTGGGCAAGGAGCAGGCGTACGGCACCGTCTACGGCCGGGTCAAGCCGGGGCCGTTCACGTACTTGCGCATCTCGACGGACGACGAGGCCGGCCTCATCCGAGCGTACGTGGGAGAAGGGGAGCTCACCCGGGATCCCGTTTCCACCTTCGGCGGGTACGGGGTGGTCCGGATCCCCCACTTCCAGGAGCTGTTGCGCTACATCTGCGACAACGGCTTCGAGCACCACGTGAGCATCAACATGGATCGCACGGCCCGGGCGGTGGAGGAGGCGCTGGCCCGCTATCTCGGCTGGCAGGTGTACCGCCACGAGGGGTGAGGCAGGCGGGGGCCGGGCCGGGGAGGCGCGCCGGGCGTTCGATTGGCGCAGCTTCCGGGGCTTCATCTTCGATCTGGACGGCACCGTCTACCTGGGAGAGCGGCTCATCCCGGGTGCCGACGAGGTCATCCGCACGCTGAGGCGCCACGGGATCGGCGTCGTCTTCCTTTCCAACAAGCCGCTCGAGAGCCGGGAGAGCTACGCAGCGAAGCTCACGCGCCTCGGCATCCCCACCGATCCCGAGGACGTCATCACGTCGGCGTACGTCACCGCCGAGCACCTGGCCCGCGCGCATCCCGGCGCGCGGGTCTACGCCCTGGGCGAGGAGGTACTCGCCCGGATCCTGCGGCAGGCCGGCGTCGTGCTGGTGCCGGGCCCGGGACGTTGCGATCCTGCCGAGGTCGACCTGGTGCTGGCCTCTTTCGACCGCACGCTCACGTGGGAGAAGCTCAGCTTCGCACACCAGGCCCTGCGGCGTGGAGCCCGGCTGGTGGCGACCAATCCCGACCCGACCTGCCCGGTCGAGGGGGGAGACGTGCCGGATGCAGGGGCGATCATCGCCGCCCTCGAAACCAGCTCCGGAGCCCGGCTCGAGTGGGTCGCCGGCAAGCCCTCCGAGCTCATGGTCCAGGCGGCGCTGCAGCGCCTGGGCGTGGAGGCGGCCGAGACGGCTTTGGTGGGCGATCGAGCCCAGACGGACATGCTGATGGCCCGCCGCTCGGGGGTGACCGGCGTGCTGGTGCTGACGGGCGTCACCACCCGTGAGGACACCGCCCGGCTGCCGGCCGACCGGCGCCCCGACTATGTGCTGAGCAGCATCGCGGAGTTGCTGTAGACGTGGACGTCGGGGGGCAACCCCGGCGTCGGGAGGAGGGCGGGACCCGTGGCTGCGGGCCGCTATCTCATCGGCTGCGACGTGGGTACCACCGGTACCAAGACGCTCCTCGTCGACGAACAGGGTCACGTCCTTGCCCGTAGCCTCGACGAGTACCCGCTGCTGGCGCCCCGTCCCGGCTGGGCCGAACAGGAGGCCGACGACTGGTATCGCGCCACGGTCCAGGGCATCCGGAAGGTGGTGGCCGAAGCGGGCATCCGGCCTCAGGACGTGGCGGGCATCAGCTTTTCGGGGCAGATGCACGGGTCCGTCTTCCTCGACCGGGAAGGCCGGGTCATCCGGCGGCCGCTGCTGTGGTGCGACGTGCGGACGGCCGACGAGGTGCGCGCCATCAACGAGACCGTAGGGCGCGCCCGCATGATCGATCTCGCCGGGAGCCCCGCGATGGAGGGGTTCACGGCGCCCAAAGTGCTGTGGCTGCGGCGCCACGAGCCCGGCCACTTCGAGCGGATCGCCACGGTGCTCTTGCCGAAGGACTACGTACGCTTCCGCCTCACCGGGGAGCGGGCGGCCGAGGTATCGGACGCGGCCGGCTCGGCGATGTTCGACATCGAAAAAGGAGAGTGGTCGAAGGAGCTCCTCGACGTGGTGGGGCTCCGGCCCGAACAGCTGCCGCCCGTGCTGCGTTCGGTCGACGTCGCCGGCAAGCTCACGGCCCGGGCGGCCGAGGAGACGGGGCTGGTGCCGGGCATTCCGGTCGTGGCCGGCGGCGCCGACAACGCCTGCGGCGCGGTGGGGGCCGGCGTGGTGCGGTCGGGGCGGGCTCACGTGAGCATCGGGTCCTCCGGCGTGGTGGTCTCCTTTGCCCCGGTGCCGAGCCGCGACCCGGGCGGGCGGGTGCACACGTTCAACCACGCGGTGCCGGGCGCCTGGTACGTGATGGGCGTCATGCTGGCGGCGGGCCTGAGCCTGCGGTGGGTGCGCGACGAGCTGGGCCAGGCGGAGCGTGCGGTGCAGGAGGCGACCGGCATCGACGCGTACGAGCTGCTCACCCGGGAGGCCTCCCGGAGCCCTGCGGGGGCGAGGGGCTTGTGGTTCTTGCCCTATCTCAACGGCGAGCGCACGCCGCACGCCGATCCCTACGCCCGGGGTGTCTGGTTCGGGCTCAGCAGCGCTCACCGGCGGGCCGACCTGATCCGGGCGGTGCTGGAGGGGGTCGCCTTCGGGTTGCGGGATAGCCTGGAGGTGCTCCAGGAGATGGGGGTCGAGGTGTCGCAGCTGCGGGCCATCGGAGGCGGCGGCAAGAGCGCGCTGTGGCGACAGATCCAGGCCGACGTGCTGGGTATTCCGCTGGCCCGCCTCAACGTCGACGAGGGCCCGGCGTACGGGGCAGCGTTGATTGCGGGCGCGGGGGTGGGGGTCTGGTCCGACGTGGCCGAGGCTGCCGACGCCGTGGTGAAGGTCAACGAAACCATCGAGCCTGACCCGCAGCGCTCGGCCACGTACGAGGCCTCCTACCGCATCTTCCGGGAGCTCTACCGGGTACTGCGGCCGGTCTTCGAGGAGGCCGCGTCCCTTTCGTCGTAGCGGGAGCTCGTGCGGCGGGGGAGCTCGCGCGCTTCGACTGCGAGGTGGGATGGACTACGACGGGCGGAGCCGTGTTGATCGGCATCGACATCGGCACGACCAACTGGAAGATGGGGGCCTACGACGAGGACGGCCGGGAGCTGGCCCGGTACCGCCGGCCCACGCTCACGCACGAGGAGCCCGGCGGCCGTGCCACGTACGACCCGGCTGAGATCTGGCAGGCCGTCGAGGAGGGGCTTGCCGAGCTGGTGCGCCAGCTCGGTCCCGGCGGGGCGCGCCGGGTGGCCGGGATCGCCGTGACCTCCATGGCCGAGGCGGGGGTGCTGCTGGACCGCGCGGGGGAGGCCGTTTACCCCGCCATTGCGTGGTACGACCCCCGGACCGAAGAGCTGGGGCGGTTCTGGCGAGAGCAGGTCGACCCGTACCGGGTGTACGAGATCACGGGCTTCCCGCCGCAATACATCGCCTCGGTCAACAAGATCCGCTGGATACGGCAGCACCATCCGGAGCGCTTCGAGCGGGCCGTCCGGTGGCTGTGCATGGCCGACTACGTCGCGTGGCGGCTCTCGGGCCAGCAGGCGATGGACTTCTCCCTGGCCTCCCGCACCATGATGTTCGACATCCGAAAGCGCGCCTGGTCCCGGGAGCTGCTGGAGCTCGCCGCCCTGGACGAGGCGCTGCTGCCTCCGGCCGTGCCGAGCGGCACGCCGCTGGGCCGGATCCGGCCCGAAGTGGCCGAGGCGACCGGGCTTCCTCAGGGGGTCATGGTATCGGCGGGCGGCCACGATCACTGGTGCGGGGCGCTGGCGGCAGGGGTGGTGGCGCCCGGCGACGCGCTCGATTCCACGGGCACGGCCGAGGCCATCATCATCGTGCTGGAGCGGCCGGTTTTCAGCAAGGAGCTCTTCCAATCGGGGTTCGCGGTAGGCTGCCACGTCGTGCCGGACCGGTACTACGCGGTCGGGGCGACCCAGGCCGCCGGGGCGACCATCGAGTGGGTGCGGGCCGTGCTGGGAGAGACGGAGGAGAGGGCGGCCCGGGAGGCCGGCGAAGGGGCCGCGGGGGTCTACCGGCGGCTGATGGCCCTGGCCGCGCATGCCCCGCCGGGGAGCCGGGGGCTTCTCTTCCTGCCCCACCTGCGGGGTGCGGTGTCGCCGCCGGACGCGCTCTCCCGGGGCGCGTGGGTGGGGGTGCGCTCGTACCACACGAGGGCCGACCTCATCCGGGCGGTCGTCGAGGGGCTGGCACACGAGTTCGCCTACATCGTGCACAGGCTGAGCGAGCTCACGACGACGCCGGTGCGCCGGGTGGCCGCGGTGGGCGGTGGCGTTCGCAACGAGCTGTGGTGCCAGCTCAAGGCGGACATCAGCGGCCTGGCGCTGGAGATCCCGGAGGTCGAGGAAGCGACCACGCTGGGGGCGGCGATGCTGGCGGGCGTCGGAGCCGGCATCTACCAAGATGCCCTGGATGCGGCACGCCGGGTACGCCGGCTTTCCCGTACCCTGGCGCCGCACCCCGAGTCGACCCAGCGCTACCAGCCCTATCACGCCCTTTACCGGGAGCTCTACCCCGCGTTGGCCGGCCTGCACGCGCGGTTGGGGGAGCTCGGAGGCCGGGATTGAGCGCCTGAAGGGCCCGGCGCCGGCCGGGAGATGCGGGTGGTGGCATCATTGGCGGACAACGTACGGGAGCGCGTCGAGCAAGCCCTGCGGTCGCAGGAGGGCGCCATCTTTGCCCTGCCGGCGCTCGTGGGGCGCAGCAGCTACACCGGGAGGGACGTCCTCGCCCCCAACAGCCGGCTTGCGCCGCCTTACCAGGACGAGCGGGGGTACGTCCGGGTCGAGTGGTGGATCATGTCCCTCACCCGGGCCGCCAATGACCTTCCCCGGCAAGACGAGGGGGTCACGAGGCTCCTGCTGCCGGGCGGCGATCCGGTGCTGCTCACGCAGGCGGCCCGCTCGGCCGGAGATCTGCTCTTTGGGCGCTACCAGGCGCGCTGGCCGCTCACCAAGGTGCTCGACATCGGCGGGGAGCCGGTGCTGCCCGACTTCGGGCCTTTTGGGGGGAGGGGCTCGGAGGCCGAGGTGCCGCCCATCCCGTTCCACGTCCACTCCGGCGTGGTGGTCGACGGCAGGCTCCGGGGGCCGGGCAA is from Limnochorda sp. L945t and encodes:
- a CDS encoding L-fucose/L-arabinose isomerase family protein, which gives rise to MPQPRARLGVIVGNRGFFPGHLCETGRQEILRALREEGVEPIIAPAEATRYGAVENYEEARRTAQFLRAHRDEIDGVVVSLPNFGDERAVADTLRMAGLDLPVLVHAFPDEVGKMGIQLRRDAFCGKMSVCNNLRQYGVRYSLTTRHTVGVDDPSFREDLRWFASVARVVKSLKGARFGAIGARPAAFNTVRYSEKLLERAGISVVTVDLSDVLGRVGRLDAGDPEVTHKLEAIRAYVPAKGVPPASLERMAKLGVVVDRLVREHALVGTAIQCWTALEEFFGIVPCTLMSMMSNALLPSACETDVTGAIAMYVLQQASGRPSAIVDWNNNYGDDPDKGVIFHCSNLPKEIFEEPSMHYQEIIAGTVGKEQAYGTVYGRVKPGPFTYLRISTDDEAGLIRAYVGEGELTRDPVSTFGGYGVVRIPHFQELLRYICDNGFEHHVSINMDRTARAVEEALARYLGWQVYRHEG
- a CDS encoding HAD-IIA family hydrolase; translation: MFDLDGTVYLGERLIPGADEVIRTLRRHGIGVVFLSNKPLESRESYAAKLTRLGIPTDPEDVITSAYVTAEHLARAHPGARVYALGEEVLARILRQAGVVLVPGPGRCDPAEVDLVLASFDRTLTWEKLSFAHQALRRGARLVATNPDPTCPVEGGDVPDAGAIIAALETSSGARLEWVAGKPSELMVQAALQRLGVEAAETALVGDRAQTDMLMARRSGVTGVLVLTGVTTREDTARLPADRRPDYVLSSIAELL
- the xylB gene encoding xylulokinase, coding for MAAGRYLIGCDVGTTGTKTLLVDEQGHVLARSLDEYPLLAPRPGWAEQEADDWYRATVQGIRKVVAEAGIRPQDVAGISFSGQMHGSVFLDREGRVIRRPLLWCDVRTADEVRAINETVGRARMIDLAGSPAMEGFTAPKVLWLRRHEPGHFERIATVLLPKDYVRFRLTGERAAEVSDAAGSAMFDIEKGEWSKELLDVVGLRPEQLPPVLRSVDVAGKLTARAAEETGLVPGIPVVAGGADNACGAVGAGVVRSGRAHVSIGSSGVVVSFAPVPSRDPGGRVHTFNHAVPGAWYVMGVMLAAGLSLRWVRDELGQAERAVQEATGIDAYELLTREASRSPAGARGLWFLPYLNGERTPHADPYARGVWFGLSSAHRRADLIRAVLEGVAFGLRDSLEVLQEMGVEVSQLRAIGGGGKSALWRQIQADVLGIPLARLNVDEGPAYGAALIAGAGVGVWSDVAEAADAVVKVNETIEPDPQRSATYEASYRIFRELYRVLRPVFEEAASLSS
- a CDS encoding FGGY-family carbohydrate kinase, translating into MLIGIDIGTTNWKMGAYDEDGRELARYRRPTLTHEEPGGRATYDPAEIWQAVEEGLAELVRQLGPGGARRVAGIAVTSMAEAGVLLDRAGEAVYPAIAWYDPRTEELGRFWREQVDPYRVYEITGFPPQYIASVNKIRWIRQHHPERFERAVRWLCMADYVAWRLSGQQAMDFSLASRTMMFDIRKRAWSRELLELAALDEALLPPAVPSGTPLGRIRPEVAEATGLPQGVMVSAGGHDHWCGALAAGVVAPGDALDSTGTAEAIIIVLERPVFSKELFQSGFAVGCHVVPDRYYAVGATQAAGATIEWVRAVLGETEERAAREAGEGAAGVYRRLMALAAHAPPGSRGLLFLPHLRGAVSPPDALSRGAWVGVRSYHTRADLIRAVVEGLAHEFAYIVHRLSELTTTPVRRVAAVGGGVRNELWCQLKADISGLALEIPEVEEATTLGAAMLAGVGAGIYQDALDAARRVRRLSRTLAPHPESTQRYQPYHALYRELYPALAGLHARLGELGGRD